From one Streptomyces sp. SCSIO 30461 genomic stretch:
- a CDS encoding alpha/beta fold hydrolase: MTYDSASGPSRRAALLGGAGALMAASGCTSSGGAPPARAPTPSRSGPSSPPTGVDATPGAMTLFKDPGYNFNGLLALGGAGFGAGEVGEVLTAVNAINEAGLSAQTYVETFKKLGDRLRKAPPGSKADAQTTRFRALRAAQYYGQALFFVLGSDDPGSEEQLYKAGRAAWDAFCDGCRPPPVTADIPYQKTPLPVWFFRPDTADERRPTVILTNGSDGQNVDMWTYGVSAAMDRGWNALVYDGPGQGQMLFVDQVVFSPTWEKVVTPLVDWLVARPDVDPGKIALTGLSMGGDLAPRAAAFEERIAALVAMPGCLEPWLGFPPQIREILTPSKEETNNIWNKEVVPELPPDAAAVMKKRIEPFSIPAMLAARQGKMFTDFYTPATRIEALTITGIVGRIKAPTLVLDYDDEQFYPGQPREMYEKLTAPKDYLKLTRAEGAQLHCSPMAPQTHCEVVFDWLGETLSVS; this comes from the coding sequence ATGACGTACGACTCCGCATCGGGTCCCAGCCGCCGCGCCGCGCTCCTCGGTGGCGCCGGCGCCCTGATGGCCGCCTCGGGGTGCACCTCGTCGGGCGGTGCCCCGCCCGCTCGGGCGCCGACGCCGAGCCGTTCCGGGCCGTCCTCTCCGCCGACGGGTGTCGACGCGACGCCGGGGGCGATGACGCTGTTCAAGGACCCGGGGTACAACTTCAACGGACTGCTGGCGCTGGGCGGAGCCGGGTTCGGGGCCGGTGAGGTGGGCGAGGTGCTCACCGCCGTCAACGCGATCAACGAGGCGGGCCTCTCCGCTCAGACGTACGTCGAGACCTTCAAGAAGCTCGGTGACCGGCTCAGGAAGGCGCCGCCGGGCAGCAAGGCCGACGCCCAGACCACCCGCTTCCGGGCGTTGCGGGCCGCGCAGTACTACGGCCAGGCGCTGTTCTTCGTCCTCGGCTCCGACGATCCCGGCAGCGAGGAGCAGCTCTACAAGGCCGGACGCGCCGCCTGGGACGCGTTCTGCGACGGATGCCGGCCGCCCCCGGTCACGGCGGACATCCCATACCAGAAGACCCCGCTGCCGGTGTGGTTCTTCCGGCCGGACACCGCCGACGAGCGCCGCCCGACCGTGATCCTCACCAACGGCAGCGATGGGCAGAACGTCGACATGTGGACGTACGGCGTCTCCGCCGCCATGGACCGGGGCTGGAACGCGCTGGTGTACGACGGCCCGGGCCAGGGCCAGATGCTCTTCGTGGACCAGGTGGTCTTCAGCCCCACCTGGGAGAAGGTCGTGACCCCGCTCGTGGACTGGTTGGTCGCCCGTCCGGATGTGGACCCCGGCAAGATCGCCCTCACCGGCCTCAGCATGGGCGGCGACCTCGCGCCCCGTGCCGCGGCCTTCGAGGAGCGGATCGCCGCGCTGGTCGCGATGCCCGGCTGCCTGGAGCCGTGGCTGGGATTTCCCCCGCAGATCCGCGAGATCCTCACCCCCAGCAAGGAGGAGACCAACAACATCTGGAACAAGGAGGTCGTCCCCGAACTGCCCCCGGACGCGGCGGCGGTGATGAAGAAGCGCATCGAGCCGTTCTCGATCCCGGCGATGCTGGCGGCCCGCCAGGGCAAGATGTTCACCGACTTCTACACCCCCGCCACGCGCATCGAGGCGCTGACGATCACGGGCATCGTCGGCCGTATCAAGGCGCCGACGCTGGTGCTGGACTACGACGACGAGCAGTTCTATCCAGGCCAGCCGCGTGAGATGTACGAGAAGCTCACGGCCCCCAAGGACTATCTGAAGCTGACCAGGGCCGAGGGCGCCCAACTGCACTGCTCGCCGATGGCCCCGCAGACGCACTGCGAGGTCGTCTTCGACTGGCTGGGCGAGACCTTGTCGGTGAGCTGA
- the glmM gene encoding phosphoglucosamine mutase — protein sequence MGRLFGTDGVRGVANADLTAELALGLSVAAAHVLAEAGTFEGHRPTAVVGRDPRASGEFLEAAVVAGLASAGVDVLRVGVLPTPAVAYLTGALGADLGVMLSASHNAMPDNGIKFFARGGHKLADELEDRIESVYEEHRTGAPWDRPTGAGVGRVRDYDEGFDKYVAHLIAVLPNRLDGLKVVLDEAHGAAARVSPEAFARAGAEVVTIGAEPNGLNINDNCGSTHLDLLKAAVVEHGADFGIAHDGDADRCLAVDGRGNEIDGDQILAVLALAMREAGTLRGNTVVATVMSNLGFKLAMEAEGIELVQTAVGDRYVLESMKEQGYALGGEQSGHVIVLDHATTGDGTLTGLMLAARVAATGRSLAELAAVMDRLPQVLINVPDVDKSRVSTSAELAAAVSDAERELGTTGRVLLRPSGTEPLVRVMVEAADIEQARAVAGRLADAVKSALG from the coding sequence GTGGGACGACTCTTCGGCACGGACGGTGTACGCGGTGTCGCCAACGCGGATCTGACGGCTGAGCTCGCGCTCGGTCTCTCGGTCGCTGCGGCGCACGTGCTCGCCGAGGCGGGCACGTTCGAGGGCCATCGGCCGACCGCGGTGGTCGGGCGTGACCCCCGCGCGTCCGGGGAGTTCCTGGAAGCCGCCGTCGTGGCGGGACTCGCGAGTGCGGGCGTGGACGTCCTGCGGGTCGGCGTGCTGCCGACCCCGGCGGTGGCGTACCTCACCGGCGCGCTCGGCGCCGACCTCGGCGTGATGCTGTCCGCGAGCCACAACGCCATGCCCGACAACGGCATCAAGTTCTTCGCGCGCGGCGGCCACAAGCTGGCCGACGAGTTGGAGGACCGTATCGAGTCCGTCTACGAGGAGCACCGCACTGGCGCCCCGTGGGACCGGCCGACCGGCGCGGGCGTGGGCCGGGTGCGCGACTATGACGAGGGCTTCGACAAGTACGTCGCCCATCTGATCGCGGTCCTGCCGAACCGGCTCGATGGACTCAAGGTCGTCCTGGACGAGGCACACGGCGCGGCTGCCCGGGTGTCGCCCGAGGCGTTCGCCCGGGCGGGCGCCGAGGTCGTCACCATCGGGGCCGAGCCGAACGGCCTCAACATCAACGACAACTGCGGCTCGACCCACCTGGACCTGCTCAAGGCCGCGGTCGTCGAGCACGGCGCGGACTTCGGCATCGCCCACGACGGCGACGCCGACCGCTGCCTCGCCGTGGACGGCCGGGGCAACGAGATCGACGGCGACCAGATCCTCGCCGTGCTGGCACTCGCGATGCGCGAGGCGGGCACCCTGCGTGGGAACACCGTGGTCGCGACCGTCATGTCGAACCTGGGCTTCAAGCTGGCCATGGAAGCCGAGGGCATCGAGCTGGTGCAGACCGCCGTCGGCGACCGGTACGTCCTGGAGTCGATGAAGGAGCAAGGCTACGCACTCGGCGGCGAGCAGTCCGGCCATGTCATCGTGCTCGACCACGCCACCACGGGCGACGGCACCCTGACCGGACTGATGCTGGCGGCGCGGGTCGCGGCGACCGGGCGCTCGCTGGCCGAGCTGGCCGCGGTGATGGACCGCCTCCCGCAGGTCCTGATCAACGTCCCGGATGTCGACAAGTCGCGCGTCTCGACCTCCGCCGAGCTGGCCGCCGCCGTGTCCGACGCCGAGCGCGAGCTGGGCACCACCGGCCGGGTGCTGCTGCGCCCGTCCGGTACGGAGCCGCTGGTCCGCGTGATGGTCGAGGCGGCGGACATCGAGCAGGCCCGCGCGGTCGCGGGCCGCCTCGCCGACGCGGTGAAGTCCGCGCTGGGCTGA
- the rpsI gene encoding 30S ribosomal protein S9 → MAETTAEYPVEGEETYAEVTTFESEVPVEGEYTSESLASRFGEPQPAAGLGRRKNAIARVRIVPGTGKWKINGRTLEDYFPNKVHQQEVNEPFKVLELDDRYDVIARIAGGGVSGQAGALRLGVARALNEADVENNRGPLKKAGFLSRDDRAVERKKAGLKKARKAPQYSKR, encoded by the coding sequence GTGGCCGAGACCACCGCTGAGTACCCCGTCGAGGGCGAAGAGACCTACGCCGAGGTCACCACCTTCGAGTCGGAGGTGCCCGTCGAGGGCGAGTACACCTCCGAGTCCCTCGCGTCCCGCTTCGGCGAGCCGCAGCCGGCCGCCGGCCTGGGCCGCCGCAAGAACGCCATCGCCCGCGTCCGGATCGTCCCGGGCACCGGCAAGTGGAAGATCAACGGTCGCACCCTTGAGGACTACTTCCCCAACAAGGTGCACCAGCAGGAAGTCAACGAGCCCTTCAAGGTGCTCGAGCTCGACGACCGCTACGACGTCATCGCCCGTATCGCGGGTGGCGGCGTCTCCGGCCAGGCCGGCGCCCTGCGCCTCGGCGTGGCCCGCGCCCTGAACGAGGCGGACGTGGAGAACAACCGCGGCCCGCTGAAGAAGGCCGGCTTCCTGAGCCGCGACGACCGTGCGGTCGAGCGCAAGAAGGCCGGTCTCAAGAAGGCCCGTAAGGCCCCGCAGTACAGCAAGCGCTAA
- the rplM gene encoding 50S ribosomal protein L13, whose product MRTYSPKPGDVTRQWHVIDAQDIVLGRLATTAATLLRGKHKPIYAPHVDAGDFVIIINADKVHLSGNKRTQKMAYRHSGYPGGLRSVRYDELLDKNPEKAIEKAVKGMLPKNSLGRQMLSKLKVYAGENHPHAAQQPVPFEITQVAQ is encoded by the coding sequence GTGCGTACGTACAGCCCCAAGCCCGGCGATGTGACGCGCCAGTGGCACGTCATCGACGCTCAGGACATCGTCCTGGGACGTCTGGCCACCACTGCTGCCACCCTCCTGCGGGGCAAGCACAAGCCGATCTACGCCCCCCACGTTGACGCTGGCGACTTCGTCATCATCATCAACGCGGACAAGGTGCACCTGTCCGGCAACAAGCGGACCCAGAAGATGGCGTACCGCCACTCCGGTTACCCGGGTGGTCTGCGTTCCGTCCGCTACGACGAGCTGCTCGACAAGAACCCTGAGAAGGCGATCGAGAAGGCCGTCAAGGGCATGCTCCCCAAGAACTCCCTGGGCCGTCAGATGCTCTCGAAGCTGAAGGTCTACGCGGGCGAGAACCACCCGCACGCTGCTCAGCAGCCGGTTCCGTTCGAGATCACCCAGGTCGCGCAGTAA
- a CDS encoding ATP-binding cassette domain-containing protein, with product MGHLEAGHLEYYLPDGRPLLGDVSFRVGEGSVAALVGANGAGKTTLLRLLSGELKPHGGTVSSSGGLGVMPQFVGSVRDGRTVRDLLVSVAPPRIRQAALAVDEAEQLIMTVDDESAQMRYAQALSDWAEVQGYEAETVWDMCTTAALGIPYDKAQWRLVRTLSGGEQKRLVLEALLRGPDEVLLLDEPDNYLDVPGKRWLEERLAETRKTVLFVSHDRELLARAAQRIVAVEPGPAGSDVWVHGEGFATFHQARRERFARFEELKRRWEEEHARLKALVHKLRQQAAISPDMASRYRAMQTRLRKFEEAGPPPEPPREQDIRMRLRGGRTGVRAVTCEDLELTGLMKPFSLEVFYGERVAVLGSNGSGKSHFLRLLAGEDVAHSGLWKLGARVVPGHFAQTHAHPELMSRTLVDILWTEHAKDRGGAMSALRRYELERQGDQTFDRLSGGQQARFQILLLELRGTTALLLDEPTDNLDLESAEALQQGLEAYEGTVLAVTHDRWFAKSFDRFLVFGSDGRVRETAEPVWDERRVERVR from the coding sequence ATGGGACATCTTGAGGCCGGACATCTGGAGTACTACCTGCCGGACGGACGGCCACTGCTGGGCGACGTCTCCTTCCGGGTCGGCGAGGGAAGCGTGGCCGCGCTGGTCGGTGCCAACGGCGCGGGCAAGACCACCCTGCTGCGGCTGCTTTCCGGCGAACTCAAGCCGCACGGCGGCACTGTGTCGTCCAGCGGCGGCCTCGGGGTGATGCCGCAATTCGTCGGCTCGGTACGGGACGGGCGAACGGTCCGCGACCTGCTGGTCTCGGTTGCCCCGCCGAGGATCCGACAGGCCGCGCTGGCGGTGGACGAGGCAGAGCAGCTGATCATGACCGTGGACGACGAGTCCGCGCAGATGCGGTACGCGCAGGCGCTCAGCGACTGGGCCGAGGTGCAGGGGTACGAGGCCGAGACGGTCTGGGACATGTGCACCACGGCCGCGCTCGGCATCCCGTACGACAAGGCTCAGTGGCGTCTGGTGCGCACGCTGTCGGGCGGCGAGCAGAAGCGGCTGGTGCTCGAAGCGCTGCTGCGCGGCCCCGACGAGGTGCTGCTGCTGGACGAGCCGGACAACTACCTGGACGTCCCGGGCAAGCGCTGGCTGGAGGAGCGGCTCGCCGAGACCCGGAAGACTGTGCTGTTCGTCTCCCACGACCGGGAGCTGCTTGCGCGGGCCGCGCAGCGGATCGTGGCGGTGGAGCCGGGACCCGCGGGCAGTGACGTATGGGTGCACGGTGAGGGCTTCGCCACGTTCCACCAGGCGCGGCGTGAGCGGTTCGCCCGCTTCGAGGAGCTGAAGCGGCGCTGGGAAGAGGAGCACGCCCGGTTGAAGGCGCTGGTGCACAAGTTGAGGCAGCAGGCGGCGATCAGCCCCGACATGGCCTCGCGCTACCGGGCGATGCAGACCCGGCTGCGGAAGTTCGAGGAGGCAGGCCCGCCTCCCGAGCCGCCGCGCGAGCAGGACATCCGGATGCGGCTGCGCGGCGGCCGTACCGGAGTCCGGGCCGTGACCTGCGAGGACCTGGAGCTGACAGGGCTGATGAAGCCCTTCTCGCTGGAGGTCTTTTACGGCGAGCGGGTGGCGGTCCTCGGCTCGAACGGCTCCGGCAAGTCCCACTTCCTGCGGCTACTCGCGGGCGAGGACGTGGCGCACAGCGGGCTGTGGAAGCTGGGTGCCCGGGTGGTGCCCGGCCACTTCGCACAGACCCATGCCCACCCCGAGCTGATGAGCCGCACCCTGGTCGACATCCTCTGGACGGAGCACGCCAAGGACCGGGGCGGGGCGATGAGCGCCCTGCGCCGGTACGAGCTGGAGCGGCAGGGCGACCAGACCTTCGACCGGCTCTCCGGCGGGCAGCAGGCCCGGTTCCAGATCCTGCTGCTGGAACTGCGCGGCACCACGGCGCTCCTGCTGGACGAACCGACGGACAACCTGGACCTGGAGTCGGCCGAGGCGCTCCAGCAGGGCCTGGAGGCGTACGAGGGCACGGTGCTGGCCGTCACCCACGACCGCTGGTTCGCGAAATCCTTCGACCGCTTCCTGGTCTTCGGCTCAGACGGCCGGGTCCGCGAGACGGCGGAACCGGTCTGGGACGAGCGGCGGGTCGAGCGGGTGCGGTAG
- a CDS encoding UTP--glucose-1-phosphate uridylyltransferase has translation MHLHHTATAPVTKAVIPAAGLGTRFLPATKATPKEMLPVVDKPAIQYVVEEAAAAGLTDVLMITGRNKRALEDHFDRAHELESLLQAKGDADRLALVRASSTLATVHYARQGDPKGLGHAVLCAEAHVGDNPFAVLLGDDLIDPRDPLLARMVEVRRRFGGSVVALMPVPEDRIHLYGSAIVRQPAAGDTGSDGDVRVLSGLVEKPAPGTAPSNLAVIGRYVLDPEIFAVLHETPPGRGGEIQLTDALHTLASDKRYGPVHGVVFEGRRYDTGDRGDYLRAQVRLACEHPELGPAFTDWLRKYAAGL, from the coding sequence ATGCACCTGCACCACACCGCCACCGCACCCGTCACCAAGGCGGTCATACCCGCGGCCGGACTCGGCACCCGCTTCCTTCCCGCGACCAAGGCCACCCCCAAGGAAATGCTCCCGGTGGTCGACAAACCCGCCATCCAGTACGTGGTCGAAGAGGCCGCCGCAGCCGGTCTGACCGATGTACTGATGATCACTGGGCGTAACAAGAGGGCGCTGGAGGACCATTTCGACCGCGCCCATGAGCTGGAGTCCCTCCTCCAGGCGAAGGGCGACGCCGACCGGCTGGCCCTGGTCCGCGCGTCCAGCACGCTCGCCACCGTCCACTACGCGCGCCAAGGCGACCCGAAGGGCCTCGGCCACGCGGTGCTCTGCGCCGAGGCGCACGTCGGTGACAATCCCTTCGCCGTGCTGCTGGGCGACGACCTGATCGACCCGCGCGATCCGCTGCTGGCCCGCATGGTGGAGGTACGCCGCCGGTTCGGCGGCAGTGTCGTGGCGCTGATGCCGGTGCCGGAGGACCGCATCCATCTCTACGGCTCGGCGATCGTCAGGCAGCCGGCGGCCGGGGACACCGGCTCCGACGGCGACGTGCGCGTACTCTCCGGCCTCGTGGAGAAGCCCGCGCCCGGCACCGCGCCGAGCAACCTCGCGGTCATCGGCCGCTATGTGCTCGACCCGGAGATCTTCGCGGTGCTGCACGAGACCCCACCCGGCCGGGGCGGCGAGATCCAACTGACCGACGCCCTGCACACACTGGCCTCCGACAAGCGCTACGGCCCGGTGCACGGTGTGGTGTTCGAGGGCCGCCGCTACGACACGGGCGACCGGGGCGACTATCTGCGCGCCCAGGTACGGCTGGCCTGCGAGCACCCGGAGCTGGGACCTGCGTTCACCGACTGGCTGCGCAAGTACGCCGCCGGGCTCTGA
- the truA gene encoding tRNA pseudouridine(38-40) synthase TruA produces MSDDVKPGFVRVRLDLSYDGKDFSGWARQTRGQRTVQGEIEDAIRTVTRSSQSFELTVAGRTDAGVHARGQVAHVDLPDELWQEHRDKLLRRLAGRLSHDVRVWKAEEAPAGFDARFSAIWRRYAYRVTDRPGGVDPLLRGHVLWHDWPLDLDAMNAAAERLLGEHDFAAYCKKREGATTIRTLQELRWEREASGILTATVKADAFCHNMVRSLVGAMLFVGDGHRPVDWPGKVLAAGVRDSAVHVVRPHGLTLEEVGYPADELLAARNREARNKRTLPLAGPAAGAGGCC; encoded by the coding sequence GTGAGCGACGACGTGAAGCCCGGGTTCGTACGGGTGCGCCTGGACCTGTCCTACGACGGCAAGGACTTCTCGGGTTGGGCCCGGCAGACCCGCGGTCAGCGGACGGTGCAGGGCGAGATCGAGGACGCCATCCGTACGGTGACCCGCTCGTCGCAGTCTTTTGAACTGACGGTCGCCGGGCGTACGGACGCAGGCGTGCATGCCCGCGGCCAGGTCGCGCATGTCGACCTTCCCGACGAGCTCTGGCAGGAGCACCGCGACAAGCTGCTGCGGCGGCTCGCGGGTCGGCTCTCCCACGACGTGCGGGTGTGGAAGGCCGAGGAGGCTCCGGCGGGCTTCGACGCGCGCTTCTCCGCGATCTGGCGGCGCTACGCCTACCGGGTGACCGACCGCCCGGGGGGTGTGGACCCGTTGCTGCGCGGCCATGTGCTCTGGCATGACTGGCCGCTGGACCTGGACGCGATGAACGCCGCCGCAGAGCGCCTGCTCGGTGAGCATGACTTCGCCGCGTACTGCAAGAAGCGCGAGGGCGCCACGACCATCCGCACGCTTCAGGAACTGCGCTGGGAGCGGGAGGCGAGCGGGATCCTCACGGCCACCGTGAAGGCCGACGCCTTCTGCCACAACATGGTGCGTTCCCTGGTGGGCGCGATGCTGTTCGTCGGTGACGGGCACCGGCCGGTCGACTGGCCGGGGAAGGTGCTGGCGGCGGGTGTACGCGACTCGGCGGTGCATGTGGTCCGCCCGCACGGTCTGACGCTGGAGGAAGTCGGCTACCCCGCCGACGAACTGCTGGCTGCGAGGAACCGCGAGGCCCGCAACAAGAGGACGCTGCCCCTCGCGGGCCCTGCCGCGGGGGCCGGGGGCTGCTGCTGA
- the rplQ gene encoding 50S ribosomal protein L17: MPKPAKGARLGGSAAHEKLLLANLAKSLFEHGRITTTEAKARRLRPVAERLITKAKKGDIHNRRLVLQTITDKGIVHTLFTEIAPRYAERPGGYTRITKIGNRRGDNAPMAVIELVEGEIAKKATVAEAEAATKRAVKEADEAKADEAKAEDAAEAPAEESKDA; this comes from the coding sequence ATGCCGAAGCCCGCCAAGGGTGCCCGTCTGGGCGGCAGCGCCGCGCACGAGAAGCTGCTCCTCGCGAACCTCGCGAAGTCGCTCTTCGAGCACGGCCGCATCACGACGACCGAGGCGAAGGCGCGTCGTCTGCGTCCCGTCGCCGAGCGTCTGATCACCAAGGCGAAGAAGGGCGACATCCACAACCGTCGCCTGGTGCTGCAGACGATCACGGACAAGGGCATCGTCCACACGCTCTTCACCGAGATCGCCCCGCGCTACGCCGAGCGTCCGGGTGGCTACACCCGGATCACGAAGATCGGCAACCGTCGTGGTGACAACGCCCCGATGGCCGTGATCGAGCTCGTCGAGGGCGAGATCGCGAAGAAGGCGACCGTCGCCGAGGCCGAGGCCGCCACCAAGCGTGCGGTCAAGGAGGCCGATGAGGCCAAGGCCGATGAGGCCAAGGCCGAGGACGCCGCTGAGGCTCCGGCCGAGGAGTCCAAGGACGCCTGA
- a CDS encoding DNA-directed RNA polymerase subunit alpha: MLIAQRPSLTEEVVDEYRSRFVIEPLEPGFGYTLGNSLRRTLLSSIPGAAVTSIRIDGVLHEFTTVPGVKEDVTDLILNIKQLVVSSEHDEPVVMYLRKQGPGLVTAADIAPPAGVEVHNPDLVLATLNGKGKLEMELTVERGRGYVSAVQNKQAGQEIGRIPVDSIYSPVLKVTYKVEATRVEQRTDFDKLIVDVETKQAMRPRDAMASAGKTLVELFGLARELNIDAEGIDMGPSPTDAALAADLALPIEELELTVRSYNCLKREGIHSVGELVARSEADLLDIRNFGAKSIDEVKAKLAGMGLALKDSPPGFDPTAAADAFGADDDADAGFVETEQY, from the coding sequence ATGCTGATCGCTCAGCGTCCGTCGCTGACCGAAGAGGTTGTCGACGAGTACCGCTCCCGGTTCGTCATCGAGCCGCTGGAGCCGGGCTTCGGTTACACCCTCGGCAACTCGCTCCGCCGTACGCTCCTCTCCTCGATCCCGGGTGCGGCGGTCACGTCCATCCGTATCGACGGTGTCCTGCACGAGTTCACCACCGTGCCGGGCGTCAAGGAGGACGTCACCGACCTCATCCTGAACATCAAGCAGCTGGTCGTCTCCTCGGAGCACGACGAGCCCGTCGTGATGTACCTGCGCAAGCAGGGCCCGGGTCTGGTCACCGCCGCCGACATCGCGCCTCCGGCCGGCGTCGAGGTGCACAACCCCGACCTCGTCCTCGCCACGCTCAACGGCAAGGGCAAGCTGGAGATGGAGCTCACCGTCGAGCGCGGTCGCGGCTACGTCTCCGCCGTGCAGAACAAGCAGGCGGGCCAGGAGATCGGCCGTATCCCGGTCGACTCCATCTACTCCCCGGTGCTCAAGGTCACGTACAAGGTCGAGGCGACCCGTGTCGAGCAGCGCACCGACTTCGACAAGCTGATCGTCGACGTCGAGACCAAGCAGGCCATGCGTCCGCGTGACGCCATGGCGTCGGCCGGTAAGACCCTGGTCGAGCTGTTCGGTCTGGCACGTGAGCTCAACATCGACGCCGAGGGCATCGACATGGGCCCGTCCCCGACGGACGCCGCCCTGGCCGCCGACCTCGCGCTGCCGATCGAGGAGCTGGAGCTCACGGTCCGCTCGTACAACTGCCTCAAGCGCGAGGGCATCCACTCCGTGGGTGAGCTCGTCGCCCGCTCCGAGGCCGATCTGCTCGACATCCGCAACTTCGGTGCGAAGTCGATCGACGAGGTCAAGGCGAAGCTGGCCGGCATGGGCCTGGCCCTCAAGGACAGCCCGCCCGGATTCGACCCGACCGCCGCCGCGGACGCCTTCGGCGCCGACGACGACGCGGACGCGGGCTTCGTCGAGACCGAGCAGTACTGA
- the rpsK gene encoding 30S ribosomal protein S11, with product MPPKGRQGAVKKVRRKEKKNVAHGHAHIKSTFNNTIVSITDPSGNVISWASAGHVGFKGSRKSTPFAAQMAAESAARRAQEHGMRKVDVFVKGPGSGRETAIRSLQATGLEVGSIQDVTPTPHNGCRPPKRRRV from the coding sequence ATGCCCCCCAAGGGACGCCAGGGCGCCGTCAAGAAGGTGCGCCGCAAGGAAAAGAAGAACGTCGCTCACGGCCACGCGCACATCAAGAGCACGTTCAACAACACGATCGTCTCGATCACGGACCCGTCCGGCAACGTGATCTCCTGGGCCTCCGCCGGCCACGTCGGCTTCAAGGGCTCGCGCAAGTCCACCCCCTTCGCCGCGCAGATGGCCGCCGAGTCGGCCGCCCGCCGCGCGCAGGAGCACGGCATGCGCAAGGTCGACGTCTTCGTCAAGGGTCCGGGCTCCGGCCGTGAGACCGCGATCCGCTCCCTCCAGGCCACCGGCCTCGAGGTCGGCTCGATCCAGGACGTCACCCCGACGCCGCACAACGGCTGCCGTCCGCCCAAGCGCCGCCGCGTCTGA
- the rpsM gene encoding 30S ribosomal protein S13, whose product MARVSGVDIPRDKRVEVALTYVFGIGRTQSKATLAATGVNPNTRVRDLAEEDLVKIREYVDANLKTEGDLRREIQADIRRKVEIGCYQGLRHRRGLPVHGQRTSTNARTRKGPRRAIAGKKKPGKK is encoded by the coding sequence ATGGCACGCGTTTCCGGTGTTGACATCCCGCGCGACAAGCGTGTGGAGGTCGCACTCACCTACGTCTTCGGTATCGGCCGCACCCAGTCGAAGGCGACTCTCGCCGCGACCGGTGTGAACCCGAACACCCGCGTTCGTGACCTGGCCGAAGAGGACCTGGTCAAGATCCGCGAGTACGTGGACGCCAACCTCAAGACCGAGGGTGACCTCCGTCGTGAGATCCAGGCCGACATCCGCCGCAAGGTCGAGATCGGCTGCTACCAGGGTCTGCGTCACCGCCGCGGTCTGCCGGTCCACGGCCAGCGCACCAGCACGAACGCCCGTACCCGCAAGGGTCCGCGTCGCGCCATCGCCGGCAAGAAGAAGCCGGGCAAGAAGTAG
- the rpmJ gene encoding 50S ribosomal protein L36, which produces MKVKPSVKKICDKCKVIRRHGRVMVICDNLRHKQRQG; this is translated from the coding sequence ATGAAGGTCAAGCCGAGCGTCAAGAAGATCTGCGACAAGTGCAAGGTGATCCGCCGTCACGGCCGGGTCATGGTCATCTGCGACAACCTGCGCCACAAGCAGCGCCAGGGCTGA
- the infA gene encoding translation initiation factor IF-1, whose translation MAKKQGAIEIEGTVIESLPNAMFKVELQNGHKVLAHISGKMRMHYIRILPDDRVVVELSPYDLTRGRIVYRYK comes from the coding sequence GTGGCCAAGAAGCAAGGTGCCATCGAGATCGAGGGCACCGTGATCGAGTCCCTGCCGAACGCCATGTTCAAGGTGGAGCTCCAGAACGGTCACAAGGTCCTCGCGCACATCTCCGGAAAGATGCGGATGCACTACATCCGTATCCTGCCGGACGACCGGGTCGTGGTGGAGCTCTCTCCCTACGACCTGACGCGTGGCCGGATCGTCTACCGGTACAAGTAG